TCATTTGAGCCAGGGTAACCGGTAAAATTTTCCGGAGTCCAAAACGAAAAATCCAATAATGACACCTTGCAACGCAATACATCCTGTACTGTTTGAGGAGTAAAAGGCTGAGGCTGATCGGCGTAATTTTTTGCAAATGAGGAAGTTGTTAACAGTAATAGTACTGCAGGTAATATTATTTTCATCTTATTCCTTGATTTGTAATGGCTTGAAGGTCGTCTGAAAACCAAGCTTTAATAGAATTAAAACCTATACCTTGCTTTCAGACGACCTGGTAAGACTGGCTGAAAACAGATAAATCATTTTCAGCCAGCCTTTATCTTACTTAAGCCAATTTCGCTTTAATCAATTCCTGCACCTGCGCGGGATTCGCTTTGCCTTTACTAGCCTTCATCACTTGTCCCACAATCGCATTCAGGGCTTTTTCGTTACCGGATTTGAACTGTTCCACGGCTTTGGCGTTGTTTGCCAGCACTTCATCTACCATCGCTTCAATCGCGCCGGTATCGGTCATCTGCTGCAAGCCGTGTTTTTCAATGATTTCAGCGATAGAGGCTTCGGGTTCCGCCCACATGGCTTCAAAGGCTTTTTTCGCCAATTTGCTGCTTAAAGTGCCGTCGGCGATTTTGCCTACCAACGCAGCGAGGCGTGGGGCGGTAATCGGGCTGTCGGCAAGTTCCATGCCTTCTTTGTTCAGCGTGGCGGCGAGTTCGCCGTTCATCCAGTTGGCAGTCAGCTTACCTTGTCCGCTCTCTTTGGCGGCTTCTTCAAAATAGGCAGCCTGCACGCGGCTGGCAGTGAGCAGGCGCGCGTCGTAGTCGGACACGCCGTAGTCCGCCACGAAACGTGTCGCCATTTCTTTTGGCAGCTCGGGCATTTCTGCTTTGGCTTTTTGCAACTGGTCGTCTGAAATGATGATGGGCAGCAAATCGGGGTCGGGGAAGTAGCGGTAGTCATGCGCGTCTTCTTTCAAACGCATCACGCGGGTTTCGCCTTTTTCAGGGTCGAACAGCATGGTTGCCTGCTGTACTTTGCCGCCGTCTTCTAAAATCTCGATTTGCGCTTCTACTTCGTAATTAATCGCCTGCTCTAAGAAACGGAAGGAATTGAGGTTTTTAATCTCGCGGCGCGTGCCGAATTCCGCTTGGCCTTTCGGACGCACGGATACGTTGGCATCGACGCGGAACGAGCCTTCCGCCATATTGCCGTCGCAGATGTCCAGCCAGGTTACCAAGCTGTGTAGGGCTTTGGCGTAGGCAACGGCTTCGGCGGCGGAGCGCATCTCGGGTTCGGATACCACTTCCAACAGCGGCGTGCCTGCGCGGTTCAGGTCGATGCCGGTTGCACCGTTCAAGCCTTCATGCACGGATTTGCCCGCGTCTTCTTCCATGTGCGCACGGGTTACGTTGATGGTTTTCACATCGTCGCCGACCACGATTTCCAGTTTGCCGTGTTCGACAATCGGTAAATCCAACTGGCTGATTTGATAGCCTTTGGGCAAGTCGGGGTAGAAGTAGTTTTTGCGGTCGAACACGTTTTTCTGATTGATTTCCGCATCCAAAGCCAAGCCCAATTTGATGGCTTTTTCAACGACTTCGCGGTTCATTACCGGCAGCACGCCCGGCAGCGCGCATTCCACCACGCTGGCGTGCGCATTGGGTTCTGCACCGAATGCGGTTGATGCGCCGCTGAAGATTTTAGATTGGGTGTTTAACTGGACGTGGATTTCCAAGCCGATTACTGTTTCCCAGGTCATAAGGGGTTCTTTCTTTTGATGTCGATAATGTAAAGTGGTCAGCCGTTTTCAGACGACCTGTTTGTTTTTCAAATGGCAAAGGTCGTCTGAAAACGCAGAATCAAGTCTTCTGAAAGCAAGCCTGCATCTCGACCGCCATGTTATCCAGCATTTGGTAACGTTTGCGGTACATCGAACGCTTTTTGCTTTCGATTTCCGCCAAGTCTTTTCGCGGCGGGATTTGCGGCAGATGCCAGTAGCCGTCGTCGCCGAGCGTTGCGCCGTTCTCCTGCCAAAACAGGTCGTAATTCATTTTGACCCGTTTCTTCAGCCGCCAGCGCAGTTTGACCTGATGCTCTTGGGCAATGCCGACAACGCCGCCCAAATTGAGCGATGTCGAAAAATATTGCAGG
Above is a window of Neisseria mucosa DNA encoding:
- the gatB gene encoding Asp-tRNA(Asn)/Glu-tRNA(Gln) amidotransferase subunit GatB (allows the formation of correctly charged Asn-tRNA(Asn) or Gln-tRNA(Gln) through the transamidation of misacylated Asp-tRNA(Asn) or Glu-tRNA(Gln) in organisms which lack either or both of asparaginyl-tRNA or glutaminyl-tRNA synthetases; reaction takes place in the presence of glutamine and ATP through an activated phospho-Asp-tRNA(Asn) or phospho-Glu-tRNA); translated protein: MTWETVIGLEIHVQLNTQSKIFSGASTAFGAEPNAHASVVECALPGVLPVMNREVVEKAIKLGLALDAEINQKNVFDRKNYFYPDLPKGYQISQLDLPIVEHGKLEIVVGDDVKTINVTRAHMEEDAGKSVHEGLNGATGIDLNRAGTPLLEVVSEPEMRSAAEAVAYAKALHSLVTWLDICDGNMAEGSFRVDANVSVRPKGQAEFGTRREIKNLNSFRFLEQAINYEVEAQIEILEDGGKVQQATMLFDPEKGETRVMRLKEDAHDYRYFPDPDLLPIIISDDQLQKAKAEMPELPKEMATRFVADYGVSDYDARLLTASRVQAAYFEEAAKESGQGKLTANWMNGELAATLNKEGMELADSPITAPRLAALVGKIADGTLSSKLAKKAFEAMWAEPEASIAEIIEKHGLQQMTDTGAIEAMVDEVLANNAKAVEQFKSGNEKALNAIVGQVMKASKGKANPAQVQELIKAKLA